In the genome of Vigna radiata var. radiata cultivar VC1973A unplaced genomic scaffold, Vradiata_ver6 scaffold_273, whole genome shotgun sequence, the window tgatatgagtttataataaatcattaatggtaaatatattaaaaatattaaatattttgagaatataaccaaatttgattattaattattatataataagatattaattataaacatttcGAAGATATATCATAATATGATGGGATATGTATATGAAAGTAACATGCCTGCctgttattttattctaaattagggtaaaatattttactataattagaataacatattaataaataacaatttataacgttcaaagttaattaaaaacaGAAATCCTAAATAATACAacataaaaaactaaacttatataaaatatcatataaatacgtccatttctattattttgtatttcgtTAGCTATTTCAGCAAATATATTTCAGCAAATATCTTCGATAACAACGTACAacacaataatttaatttaataatttcaaacttctaataagaacaatttttaactattaaCTAACTTtgtatatttaacttaatttttgtgttatttttaagCTTTTATTATTTCTTGGAGAGCAACATGAAGTGGGCAAGGAAAAGGTTTATGTATGGTTTGACTtgtttagtaaataaataaataaaaaaactatacatGAGTACATCAAGTAATCAAAGAATAAGGTACACAGTAAATATTACAGTACCtctttaatttgaaacttgGCTCTTTATGCtcgtatatattttgtttttatatatatggagGAATCAATAGAAGCCAGCTTGGCCTTAAGTTATATCATTTTAACACTCctatacttatttattataaattgtttttatctgATGTatgattctaaatttttattaaaattaaatgattattttttactttattatattatatgatatagAATATGTTGGATTATTAATCTTTGGCATAAACGTCAATTACAAAGTAACAAATGTTTTAATGAATAAATCTAAAATAGTATAGACAATAGTTGACTAGAGGAAACATCTCATGTGCATGAATATGATAAGCTCGCCAGAGTATACATTAGTATATATAACGATTAGGATCAGCCTAAtatcttttcccttttcaaattttttataattatgattgaataatataatatagccAAGTTTATATGACATTGATTGGGTAAAGGAAGGCCAATAGAACAGTGTTGTCATAAACAGACAacctaaatataatattattgttacaAAAGACTCCCATATTCTCCTTCGTTTGGAGGTCTGTTTGTAAGTATGCATGCATATACATCCATGGAGAATATTTGCTTGACTTCAAACTTAAAAGAGTTTCTTATAACAAGTTTcatgtatgttattttaaattatgcttAAAAGATTAGAGAATctctataattaaaatgaataaatggcTTATATGCCGGCACGTAGCACTAACTACAAAAggtgaaatatttaatttaaaatatatagcaAACCTTCAGTAGCAGTCGCCAATAGAGTACAGATATAGATCCTCATTGTTGTGTGTAATGAGGGGTATATATGTTTTCCAACAATATGTTAATGTATACTATATAAGTTTCTTGTGTCTTCTTAAATTTCTTTGCtttaataggaaaataaaaaaaaaaatacttaattgtagtatatgaaacaaaatttacatatatCTTAACATTTGAATGTTGaatcatttttcaaatatgATGCACAtgatatatacttttaataaacCTAGAGAGTGTATGTAAACTATTCAAACAAGATAGATAGTCACACGAAGTCCTATAAATTTCAACtattattgtaaaaatgaaaatgtgtaAGTTAGGGTATTTATCTTGCTTCTTCGAGATTGGGGGCACTCTTCCACCTTTGGGTGGCTAGGGCACTTAAATAGAGGCGTTTTAAAGGAGATTTGCCAATGAGAAACGCAATTTTGGAGCTTAGAGTAATTATTTGagtttcgttttctttttttttatttttattttgtaagctCTCTTTAACAGAAAGTTAAATCTATTTGTTGATGTTAGATATAATTAATTGGATTTTGATGTATTTGtattgttaatatatatgtttttctatttaaataatattttgtttctttgttgaatcTTTGTTGTGACTTGATTATCTTGTTAAAACTTAGAACTTATGGGTTCAAGTTGTTAGATGATTTggatttgaataaatttatgaGTTGGTTTTAAGAAGAAATTTGAAATGAGTTTATTGAATATGCATAAggatgaaataatgaaatttaattccAATAATTTACATatccaataaatttaatttatgatggATGTCAAGTGTTccataaaaataccaaaaataattttgtttttttttacataattatttgtCTAAACTAGTTATTGATGGCAATAATTGTCATATATTACATAAGTAATTTggaagaatataaatatttattacttgttacaataataaatatttattactgGTTATATTGTGACCAATGTATTTACATTTAATACTTTATGGTaacaaatattcaattaagtatttattttttatttttttattaacacaCTGTTTCCTTCTTAAAAAGTcattattataaactttaataaCACTGTACCGATCATCATTTGTCATTACATaaacttttgttaaaataaaaagaaattattagaaTACAGGAAGACCACACCTAATccgtgataaaaaaaattacattttcgAAACATACATAAACCAtacatgttataaaaaaaaaaatctaaataaatacattaaaataaattacaaaatcgCTTATACAACTCGATAACAATAAAAGTcaaattatttaacttatcaCTACAATAATTTCTCtcatgaaaaatataagaaactttaAATTGTACATGCTTAAGCATTACCTCTCTAATATTTCAAGAAACAATCATAACCTTTGAAATAATATTCActttatttgtaatttgttgaaaataatattatctctttttaattctattgaaataatatatatatatatatatatatataaataaaaggttatCAAATTcgaaaaaatttgtaaaattgactcgtaacttcaaatgaaaaacaacattATGTAAATAATgtcttaacttaaataaatctacaaaattatataactttaaataaataaaatttataaaaaatattataaaacatacaCTGAAATGAGAGGGATCGTCCGTGCAAGAGgtatggtgcagggggcacggacaaggagcggctcctggcaggcttcgagtggaaggggcacatggacgaatcgaacatacaccggaatgagagggatctggagactgtataggtatgggactatacagttgaaagatagcttaaaggaattgatttggctacccatatcaccaaaatgcatttacttttcggtagcctaacccttaagaacttcgtggttaagcgtgcttagcctggagtaattctgggatgggtgaccttccgggaagttttcccggaaagtgtgcgagtgaggacaaagcacactggaaagtctcgtagtgatttgtgggggcagtcaacgaTCCCTGTAAATTGCTGGGGCGTTACAAAAGTCACATAGGAATGAAATCTTTGTTGCTAAGTCATGAGTGTATTGCCCGAACATTGCTTTggatagtttataaaaatagaattgtaCCCATATTTTAGACAAATttctagagagaaaaaaagatatacttttaaatatttttagaaagcTTTTTAGACATATTTTCTCTGTATTTATTGAATACCTTTAGAGAAGAACAAGAGGCACGACTATTAAAAGCATTGCAAAGCTTGTATACATTATGAGAAGCTAATTCTCTCTTGATTTAAGATGTAACCGTTTGAAACTCTTTTGTCCTGGTGTTGTTGTATTTATCAAAGTATGTTTTTATTAGATGTTTGTGAATTAGTTTATGTTTATTGTTGGATGAATTGATCACTCATTTTATTTCACTGGTTTGGGATTGAGTGAAAACTAGTTGAACTAGTTTTAAGTTGTGGTCTAACTAATTCTCCTCCTATTTTAGATGTTAGAGATCAATTTAGGGCTCTAAATAGTTATAGAGTCGTGatcttaataaataattcaataaaatagtccttaaaaaattatactaaagtttaatgattttaaaaataaacctaaaattacatttaaaaaaaatctccacaagataaataattatatttttataaatattgattagAAAGACAGATAAAGTGGTGAAATCTTgtcttttatcatattaaaataaactttttacaATGAATATGTTTTAACATctttttacacaattttttatcatagcaaatttattttatatacggGTCAGACAACTCCTACACTAATTCATCCTAATCAAACCAGTTTAAACACTATGTTTCTACCAAATTGTAGATACCACGATTTTTATACTACAAATAATACATTatacttgtttaaaaaattgaatgtaTTGAAACATCTATATACATAAATCAGacataaatttacatataatatttcaCCAAACAAAAATTTACTTATCCCACTGTTACTTTTGACATCTaataaacttaagaaaaaaacataaaataacatgcataaaaaaagttttttattttttgttgcgAGTGTAATTTTGCAGCCTTAATGCCATTTAGATTTTTGCGTTACCTCGATTTTGTAGCATTAATTCCATTTTAGATTTTTGTGTTAGTGAGATTTTGTAGCATTAACTCCATTTTAGATTTTGGATCATcaatatgaatttatgattatttggtttttttctcaattaaaaaatatatattcaaccaTTGCAATTTACATTCTAAGTTTTAGACACTTAATGCTATAACTGAACcaatatttttctaacaaaaaaataataatattgattctttatgcataaatttttattttattacaaaaaaaaaaatctattttagaaaaatttataaattcagcaattaattatcataaaaacatCTTATAAAGATTTCGAAATTCAAACGCtaatttttccttcaaattttgaattttaaaattgaaaaatttaataaattataatagttatttaatttctacacaATATACGCATATagtagtttaattttgtttaaatttttgcatatatttgtaattaattttttgtattcgATTGTCATGTAAattcaaatgaatataattaatttgtgatCATACGTATTAAATCTATAGTTTTGTGTTTAATAGATACCCACTTATTTCTTTAATGATCTAAATTAGAGGGAGTTCTTGCAATActataccttttatttttcttctaataaaataaatcatgatTATCAATTTTACTTAAAGATACAATTATttcttaattcatattttatttttttattgattactCATAATAAAAAGTCACAATTATttgtacattatttttttttaaaaaaatctaatttatttttagtatataaatgttatataaattaatcataattttataatacataTCTTAAAACCAAGCCTGCATCGAACGAATCCTCGTACTAGTTAGCtgttcatatttatattaataccCTCACTTTcacttaatttcttttgttacatatcatcattttttatataaattttattatttgagagATTAACAATGAGGTGAAATAAAAGCAGTAAAGGCCTATTTACAAACAATtacatttttatgattattattttcaaataaatgatttaaatatatatatatatatatactcaagGTTATCAAACTTGCGAGTTTACTTCAgatgaaaaatactatataaataatatcttaattcaaataagtttataaaattatataactttaaataaataaaatttatagatatatagtttataaaaataaatattgtaaaacataaatatttggattattgttattgattttgatgcatttcattaaatataataaaaaaagaccaaacgatcttgtttttcttaatttttctccttttcaagTTGGTAGAATCGCTCCCGATCCTACcgatttcataattaattttacagAGTTTTTTACTTCCGAGTTAATTCGGAAGCCATGTCTGAaaacgtaaactcgtaagagtttaagaGTTAATTCGAGAATTTaataaccatatatatataccacTACATTACATTAGATGACGATAACAACAATATTCTCAACAAATATCATATAagaatttgaattgaaaaatattttcagacAATGCAAAACTTcacatttgaaaataattaacgAGATTAACGAGATCTCTAacgtataaaataatattattatttgtttcgataaatatatataaaagagatgTAAGAAAAAGATATAAGATATGTTAAGTTTGTGAAATGGCACACGCGCGTGCATATAAAAATGGGCTGGACAGCTAATGATATGCAATAATGGAGCGTTATCCCTCCCCTGTTTTCtaatgttattgtttttttactttttaagtatATGTCAGTATGATGATTTCCAATCTCAATTTACCTAATTAGGATAACGTTGTTTGCCTGTCTGGGTTTTATGTCACTTTGAACAGaatattctttctaattttatacATAGATGGTTTCTTAATTATGATCTTGTCTGGGATTTTAAGAAAAGTAATAGAAAAGATGCAGAAAGCAACCGCAAGGAGGTAAGGAAGCTGTAAAGAAGAATATCATAAAGAGCGTAATTTCTGCTTtagctttataaaatatatatataaaaatctcTTTTCAGCATTTTTgaatatgaaaagaaattaaaatttgttttttctaggCATAAACATGAACATGTTATTTGTTTGAGAAAATAACGATACGGCGGTGTAAGGTGTTTGTTTAATTAGTTAGATAGAGTGCATGAATGGATTAGAAGTTTGGTGAATACGTAATTATAGATAATTCGTAATATTTGAACCGACAAAATGAGGTACTGGATGAAGAAAATAGCGTTTATTTAAAGGTTGTGTCTaattaattagagaaaaaaaagaaaaaaagaaagaagtatTGCACATGTGAAGATCATAGATGCCGGTGGGATGGTTGTGGAGTTAATGAAGTTTTAATAAAAcgattataaaattaatattaagtgAAATGAATAATGCGCCCAATAGTTAGTTGTCtataataaaagttttcctTAAAAGTGGTAGGTTAATTATTGAGAAAAAAGATGTTTTGTAAAATACAGATGATACAACCCTAAGCTATAAAAAACGGTTAGCACCATACCAATATTTTCCTTTAACCATGCATTATTTTTTTACGTAATGATGCAACTTTTCAAAGAAATCATGACATGGCTCAAAGAGTAAACAAGAGATGCAAAATGGTATTTCGCATTTCGCTTTTCACAGACATAGACTGTAGCGTTTGACAAGgattgctttctttttcttcaggagtctataaaacaattaattcagGTTTTTCAATAATGAGGACTCAGCAGGGTAAAACCATTTTTTATCTTATACTGTCTTTAGTAGATTATGATATCAGAAAAGGTGTCCCACCATTCCTGTAAGAGACATCAATGCTCACAGCTTCGAAAAGACATGGTGTAGACTGTTTCATTTTTTCACCTTCTTTGAACTCCGACCTATACAGAACAACAAGTCCTATTTCACATTGTTGAATctctatcatatatatatatatataattgtatgtatagatttaaaataaagaaagaaagaaaatacgGGGAAGCTTGTTGACTGTGACCTCTCTAATGGGGCCTCGCTCTTATATTAGTTCAACTTCTTTTCTCAGCTGCCAGTTCATTTTCCTTCTTCATATCATCTCTCTGGCTGTCACATTCTTTCTATCTATCTCAGCCCCCAATAGCTTTTCTTCACTGACACTTCTCTTAGGAATAAACAAACTTTGTGTTAACTGAAAAAGGTTTGAGCTTCTCTCCTCATTTGGTAATTaagggaaaaacaaaaactacaaaTGGGAAGACACTCTTGCTGTTACAAGCAGAAGCTTCGGAAGGGTCTTTGGTCTCCTGAGGAGGATGAAAAACTTCTCAGGCATATTACTAAGTATGGTCATGGATGTTGGAGTTCTGTGCCTAAGCAAGCAGGTAAATTCATCCCATTATTCCCATCTAATAAATACAAAACTCTTATTAATCTCTTTTTCAATCTATTCCCAGGTTTGCAAAGGTGTGGTAAGAGCTGCAGGCTCAGGTGGATCAATTACCTTAGACCTGATTTAAAGAGAGGAACATTCtcacaagaagaagaaaaccttATCATTGAACTTCATGCAGTATTGGGGAACAGGTAATTGTAATTCTAACTATTATTCACTCTCTCTcatgattgaattgaattaatgAATTCTCCCTTTTGCTTGACATGCATGTTATCCTGTGCTGTCTCAGGTGGTCTCAAATTGCGGCACAGTTACCGGGGAGGACtgataatgaaataaagaatcTGTGGAACTCTTGCTTGAAGAAGAAACTGAGGCAAAAAGGCATAGACCCTGTCACTCATAAACCACTGTCCGAGGTTGAGAACGGAGATGACACCGGTAAGAGCCAAGGTAAAGCACCGGAAGTGTCCAATGAATTGAACCTCCTGAAATCAGACAGCTCCAAGTCAGATTCAGCTTCCTATGAGCAGAGAACATCAATTTCTCCAAAAGCCTATGCACCCGAGATGGATGGTTCCTGCAGCTCCAAGATTTACTGCACAAGTGACAGCAATTTCGTAACCAACAACTGTTACAACAAAGACTTGTTCCTAGACAGGTTTGTGAATAGTAGCCGTCAAGAGAGCTACAACACTAGCTGCCAGCCCTCAGATTTGATGGGAAATTTTCCAATTCAGATGAGTTATGCAACCAATGACTGTCTCCCTAATGATTCAAACTCTGCTCATTGGTTTGGCCAAACTGGAAGGCCTTTCGATATGAACTCTGAATTTCCTTTCAATGCTGCCACTTCTATTAATCATCCTACTACACCTACAACCAATTTGTTTCTTCCTAATTCCTTTTGCTACAAGCCTTCACTTGCTGTTCCTTCAGACAGTGTTTCTACAGCCTATGGATCTCATTACTGGGAAGCCAGTGCCTCCAACAACAGCAACAGCAGCATTAGGAGTAATGGCAGCACAGAGTTGAAAGGTAGCAGCCCCTTAAACATCTTTTCTTCTTGGGGAATGGCAGAATGTAGCACCTCTACTACTAAAGAGGGACAAATTCATATGATGGAGAATCATACAGAAGAAGCTAAGTGGGATGAGTACCTTCACAATCCAATCTCAGTGCTGGCTTCTGTACAAAATCAAGCTCCTGAATCCTTATGCAACCAGATAAAAACATCAATGCATTTGGTACCTGACACTTTAGGGGCTATGTTACCTCATAGCACCAAGCAGCAAGAACCGTCT includes:
- the LOC106754830 gene encoding transcription factor MYB61, with the translated sequence MGRHSCCYKQKLRKGLWSPEEDEKLLRHITKYGHGCWSSVPKQAGLQRCGKSCRLRWINYLRPDLKRGTFSQEEENLIIELHAVLGNRWSQIAAQLPGRTDNEIKNLWNSCLKKKLRQKGIDPVTHKPLSEVENGDDTGKSQGKAPEVSNELNLLKSDSSKSDSASYEQRTSISPKAYAPEMDGSCSSKIYCTSDSNFVTNNCYNKDLFLDRFVNSSRQESYNTSCQPSDLMGNFPIQMSYATNDCLPNDSNSAHWFGQTGRPFDMNSEFPFNAATSINHPTTPTTNLFLPNSFCYKPSLAVPSDSVSTAYGSHYWEASASNNSNSSIRSNGSTELKGSSPLNIFSSWGMAECSTSTTKEGQIHMMENHTEEAKWDEYLHNPISVLASVQNQAPESLCNQIKTSMHLVPDTLGAMLPHSTKQQEPSQTSSIFSKDIQKLRAAFGHM